atcatgggggaacccacagaggcagCTAACCTGAGCTAGTGGGGGCTtgtggactctggactgacagctggggacatgcatgggaccaaactaggccctctgaatgtgggagacagttgtgtggcttggtctgttcatggtgcccctggcagtgggaccaggattgaTCCCTGGTgtgtgaactggctttttggagcccattccctagggtgggataccttgctcagccttgatgcagtggggaggggcttggtccagcctcaacttgatgtgccagactttgttgactccccatgggaggccttaccctctctgaggaatggaggaggaatgAGGTGGAGGGGGTAgagagagggcaggaaggaggggagggaggggaaactgtggttagtatgtaaaatgtaaaaaaaagaaaaagaaaaggtaaaaaataaaagtagaaagggGGAATTATTGAACCTGTGGGAGATACAGGAGAGGACAGTAAGAGAAGGGCATGAGTGAGAACAAAGTGTAATGCCATCCATGTGAGAAGATGCCCTGGTGAAGCCCATTACTTTGTGTGCTaaccagaaagggaaaaaaaggtaataattttgaaaaggtttatttattttatttgatgtgtatgagtgttcgcCTGCATATCTGTATATGCACCACGTGTATGTTTGGTACCGATGGAGGCCGGACTGGAGTGACAGACTAtcgtgagctgccttgtgggtcctgggaagtgaacccggatcctctgcagGAGTAGCAAATGCTCCTCACCGCggagccgtctctctagctccaggaagaattttttaaagttaaaaaaatataaccCATGAAGGAGATGAGAGGATGCTTCTCCGAAGGGAAGAGATGTCTCATGTAACCACTAGGCAAAAAGGAGTTTACATTCCAGGTCAGTTTCAGCATCTTCCATTAGTACATTTTTTGGTCACTCAGGGTGTATGTTGTCTTATGTTAATGGCAGTCTCTTGGCGAGGACgacaaggaaaatgaataaaaagccAGGGAACGGAGACACTTCTTACTTCCATTTCTGAGCGAAAAGGAGCCTGTTCTGTTCAACTTCCTGCAAGCCTGAAGCCCCAGCAAGCCTGGAACACCCCACACCTAACCTCAGCGTTCTGGAGAAGACTTCGGAGGCAGGGCTGCGCGAGAGGGGCGTGGCGGAGGCGTGGTTTGGTGGGGAggaggcggggcgggggcggggcgacGGCCGTTGCAACGCGCCGGGCCGTGCGGCGGAGCCCAGGGATGAAGCATCTGTCCTGTTCATGTCTGTTGTGGCTTGGACTCCTAAAGGCTACTTTCTCCTACGGGCAAGAGGACAGCAAACTCAGGAAGCTGTGCGGCAGTGACCTGATGATAGAAATTATGAAACTCTGTGGCCGATCTTCTCAGAGCCAGATCGAGCTGAAGGAGCAAACTCCTTTGACACAGCCCTCACACAAGGTCAAAATCGTCAGCCTTGACCAAATCCCTTCTTGGTCCCCGGGAAGATTCACAAACCCAcgccctgcatctgcctctcgggaaaaaataacaaaaacttggGAACCCCAGCCACTGCCGGACCATCAGTTTGAAAAGGCCAACTTGCTTCTTGAGAAATCAAGAGAGTTTTCATCCCTCGGTGTCAATCCCTATGTGGAGAGGGTAAAACTTCAGAAGAAAAGCACAAACGAAATCAACACCTTCAGCAGTTTATTTTGGGGGAAACATGCCCAAAGGAAACACAGAGGTTTCTCAGATAAATGCTGTCTTATGGGATGTACAAACGAAGAGCTGGCCTTTGCCTGTCTCCCGTATGCTGATTTTTAAAACGTACGATAAAACAAATGTCACTGGTGACTGAGATGTACAAACCATCATAGAAACTATGCTAGCTTAATAAATACTCACTATGTCTAACTCACCACTTATTTTTTCTTGGAGTTATGCTAGTAGGTTATGTTGGATTGTAAACTGCATTGGAGAATATTCATGAGCTGCTGACGGTGCCTTACGGTTGTGACAGGCATCTTAGTGACTCCTTTctgtcatatatattttatagacgATGTTAGTACAAGTGCCACAATCCAAGGAGACATTTGGAAATTACCTATTTGGGTTTTATCATTATGAATAAAAATTCTTAAGCTGCATTTAAATAGAATATGGAATGTTATAcattctttatatataatatacagatccgtgtccattttttaaaaaaaagaaagaatcaggaggcagaggcaggcggatctctgtgagttcgaggccagcctgggctacagagtgagttccaggaaaggcgcaaagctacacagagaaaccctgtctcgaagaaaaaaaaagaagcatccaGATTGTCTGCCCAcctaaaacaaaaatcttaccACAATAAGATCTGGGCCCATTAAATTGTACCTTTAGAAAACAGACTTCTCTTCAAATGCAACATTACATAACTCTCAGTTATACATATCTTAACATAAATCTGTTTATCAGAATGGTTTAGCCTACACCATCCTCTCTCAGACAGAACCTTTCTCTGCCAGCCAAGTTACTAAGAAACAGAGTTGAGCCCAGATTAGATCTCACTGTGGCTTGCATCTGAAACGTCCCCTACAGACTTGTGTTTTCAACGCTTGTTCCCCAGCTGGTGGCTTTGGTGCCTCTGGGGGGTGGTGTCCAGTTGGTAGCAGTAAGAGAGGACCTGCTTCACATAGGGTGGGCCTTTGAAAGTGAAAGCTCAAAGTCCAGGCTTGgattgttttctgcttcctggtccgcCATGATGTGGACACACCGCTGCTAGCGTCTGCTGCTATCAGCTGAGCCTCTCTCTCACAAGTCATGGATGAGGACTCTAAAGTCCTCTAGTatctgttttgtttgaaacaggtctCATATAACCCAAATAACTATGGAGCTGGGGATGACCTAAACTGACCCCCCTGCCTCCGTctctctggtgctggggttataggcatgtgccaccacaccccacctAATTTCTCACCATCCAAATTTAAATCAAGACAcctgtttcccttctttgtgatTTCTGCTGTCCTTGCAGATGGGATGTTACCTCTCTCTGAGATTCTGATTTCCCCAGTGACTAATGATACTGAACATCTTCTCATGTACTTCTTGACCATCTGTATATCTTGGAGAAATGTTCCTTGCCCATTCTTAAACTGAAGGGTTTTATATTCAGTTCTTTACTTATACGTATTTGCAGGTCCCTGTTGCTCGAAATCTAATAtggtaaatgctgagagatcagagagataaaggaacaagcccctgccatgtctcacctcgacaactccactaatcctctgactgaatgtctctgagtcctcagccgaaaggggtCCAGCTGAAAAAGGCTTTAGCCGAAAAAGCTTCAGCCGAAAgagccttagttcctgtctcctcatgccttatacacacctttctctgcccagccatcacttccttcctagtgctgggattaaaggcgtgtgactcccaagtactgggattaaaggtgtgtgccaccaccatccatctctgtttctctcctagactgagtcaatctcatgtagtccagggtgactttgaactcacggagatccagacagatctctgtgtcccgagtgctaggattaaagtgtgtgccaccactgcctggcatttatgtttaatctagtagcttgttctgttctctgatctccaggcaaattttattagggtacaccatATATCAGCACAGGTCTCTTTTCAAATGCATGATGAGGTAAACATTTTATTCCATCctgtaaggttttttgtttgtttgtttgtttgtttttactgtcttgatttgttttcttctgcacagaagttttaattttgattaaGTCTAGTtcatctatctctttctcttggtacttatttttttgttgttatgtcTAAAGACCACTGTCAAAGTCATGGTCATGAACATTTAATCTTACTTCTTCTGAGAAACTTAAAATCTCagtactattttattttgtttttgagacaggatctcatatgtCCCAGACTAGccctgaacttgctgtgtagccgaagatgaccttgaacttctgatcctcttgcatCTACCACCCAAATGCTGATGtcacaggcatgtgtcacaaTGTA
The genomic region above belongs to Peromyscus leucopus breed LL Stock chromosome 19, UCI_PerLeu_2.1, whole genome shotgun sequence and contains:
- the LOC114694918 gene encoding insulin-like peptide INSL6, with amino-acid sequence MKHLSCSCLLWLGLLKATFSYGQEDSKLRKLCGSDLMIEIMKLCGRSSQSQIELKEQTPLTQPSHKVKIVSLDQIPSWSPGRFTNPRPASASREKITKTWEPQPLPDHQFEKANLLLEKSREFSSLGVNPYVERVKLQKKSTNEINTFSSLFWGKHAQRKHRGFSDKCCLMGCTNEELAFACLPYADF